One region of Eupeodes corollae chromosome 1, idEupCoro1.1, whole genome shotgun sequence genomic DNA includes:
- the LOC129942694 gene encoding uncharacterized protein LOC129942694 yields MLMVLENNMQNQTLIRHTPPPPTPPPTFDKQSTCVSLDIVPFASFSMSSPAVPSAAALGMGITSLPQRRRRRAQLYRDWHGTRPIDRVVVVIVRALAKRLLMMTSAVASSSSTTLIAFLPILLLVLCVVAAEVADVVVIGEIDGLTPEDVRFATLRCQNDSTDDPAMRLQWSLRMFPDNHETHCYVKCLLSKLGLINLEYRGLDGQKFIQPLENQDIDISDECFSHLDDKLSGTCESYYRKWMDMRAACKEFFYISLFEDPREVDKFNKMNVTQSKNFGETASEFCSKDITLSESRELTSEQTLGDDILSIFKCELACIFRHIRYFDIYGRIDKNEIIRSFKEANSDSKANLQVISKCAHRSNSLYPFGPCQMAYELYQCFIKKVKNFKEIYAQRDKISRYF; encoded by the exons ATGCTGATGGTGCTGGAGAACAATATGCAAAACCAAACGCTTATCAGACATACACCGCCGCCGCCGACACCGCCGCCGACGTTCGATAAGCAAAGTACATGCGTATCTCTTGATATCGTGCCGTTCGCGTCGTTTTCGATGAGTTCTCCAGCCGTGCCATCAGCAGCAGCGTTGGGAATGGGAATCACAAGCTTAccgcaacgacgacgacgacgggctCAGTTGTATCGTGACTGGCATGGCACCCGTCCAATTGATCGAGTCGTCGTCGTTATCGTTCGAGCTCTAGCAAAAAGACTGTTAATGATGACTTCGGCAGTGGCGAGTTCGTCATCGACGACGTTAATTGCATTTCTGCCAATTCTTCTATTGGTGCTGTGTGTAGTCGCAGCAGAAGTTGCGGACGTCGTCGTCATCGGCGAG ATCGATGGCCTTACCCCAGAAGATGTTCGATTTGCAACGTTACGCTGCCAGAACGATTCCACGGATGATCCAGCGATGCGGCTGCAGTGGTCTTTGCGGATGTTTCCGGATAACCATGAGACTCATTGCTATGTAAAGTGTCTCCTAAGCAAATTAGGGCTAATTAATTTGGAGTACAGGGGACTTGAT GGCCAGAAATTCATTCAACCGTTGGAAAATCAGGACATTGATATTTCGGACGAATGCTTCTCACATCTCGATGATAAACTCAGCGGAACTTGTGAGAGCTATTACAGAAAATGGATGGATATGAGAGCAGCTTGCAAGGAGTTCTTCTACATTTCCCTCTTCGAGGACCCAAGGGAGGTGGACAAGTTCAATAAAATGAAT GTTACCCAAAGTAAGAACTTTGGAGAAACGGCTTCGGAGTTCTGCAGCAAAGACATTACCTTATCCGAAAGTAGGGAATTGACTTCAGAGCAAACCCTTGGAGATGACATACTGAgtatttttaaatgtgaattGGCCTGCATTTTCCGACACATTCGTTACTTTGACATTTATGGAAGAATTGAC aaGAATGAAATAATTCGTAGTTTCAAAGAAGCCAATTCGGACTCTAAAGCCAATCTGCAGGTTATTTCCAAATGTGCTCATAGATCAAATTCACTATACCCATTTGGGCCTTGTCAGATGGCATACGAACTTTATcagtgttttataaaaaaagttaaaaattttaaagaaatttatgcACAACGCGATAAGATAAGTCGGTATTTTTAA
- the LOC129942708 gene encoding general odorant-binding protein 99a-like produces the protein MKFLIAVVVLAALASAEYQVKTREDLTKFRDECVAKLGTPQAELEKYKKWNFPDDETAHSYLHCILKKFELYDDEKGFNVEDIHKQMVGGSHADHSDDTHAKIENCAKEANAAEANVRAYRGALCFMREHLHLVQKSVHAHEHDHSQH, from the exons ATGAAATTCCTTATCGCTGTTGTTGTGCTAGCTGCTTTG GCATCGGCTGAATATCAAGTCAAGACCCGTGAGGATCTTACCAAATTCCGTGACGAATGTGTTGCCAAACTCGGAACTCCCCAAGCTGAGTTGGAGAAATACAAGAAATGGAACTTCCCCGACGATGAAACAGCTCACTCTTACTTGCATTGCATTTTGAAGAAGTTCGAACTCTACGACGACGAGAAGGGTTTCAATGTTGAAGACATTCATAAGCAAATGGTTGGTGGATCTCATGCCGATCACTCTGATGACACTCATGCCAAGATTGAGAACTGCGCCAAGGAAGCCAACGCAGCTGAAGCCAATGTACGTGCCTACCGTGGAGCTTTGTGCTTCATGCGTGAGCACTTGCACTTGGTCCAGAAGAGCGTACACGCTCATGAACACGATCATTCTCAACATTAA
- the LOC129942705 gene encoding general odorant-binding protein 99a-like: MKFFIILVTLVALTAAKYELKSREEWFNIQDYCDERFKVSPEFREKHKDDKYVPKEIFRTILCYLRGLELWNDSEGFSIDKLMVGLESVKDNIKNYNAVILRQSLAQCTSDKNTEGIAPFDWAYRCFKCFADNRYIMEAFKVATFYKEDKKDADE, from the exons atgaaattttttataattttagtaaCTTTAGTTGCActt ACAGCTGCTAAATATGAGCTAAAATCTCGAGAAGAGTGGTTCAATATCCAAGATTACTGCGATGAGCGTTTTAAAGTATCGCCTGAGTTTAGAGAAAAACACAAAGACGACAAATATGTACCAAAAGAAATCTTCCGAACAATATTGTGTTATTTGCGTGGCTTAGAATTATGGAATGATTCCGAAGGATTTTCGATCGATAAACTGATGGTGGGTCTTGAGAGTGTCAAGGATAATATCAAAAACTACAATGCAGTGATATTACGGCAAAGTCTTGCCCAATGTACCAGTGATAAAAACACCGAAGGAATTGCACCATTTGATTGGGCATATCGCTGTTTTAAGTGTTTTGCGGATAATAGGTATATAATGGAGGCCTTTAAAGTAGCGACTTTCTATAAAGAAGATAAAAAAGATGCAGatgaataa